In Halobacterium noricense, the genomic stretch ACCCACATGTTGAGCGTGAACATCGCTTCCGCGAGCGGCGACATCGTCGGCCCCGTGATGCCCGAGGAGAGCCCGACGTTGCCCTGCGCGCTAGCGACCTCGAAGAGCGCGTCGGCGTACCCGAACTCCGGCCCGACGAGGTTCACGAGGACGATGCTGGTGGCGGCGAGCACGAGCAGCCACAGCAGCGAGACGATGGCCGCCTCGCTGAACTCGCGTTCCATCGACTCGCGGTCGAGCGTCCGGTCGCCGATACGGGCGGTGACGACGGCGTTCTTCGGCAGGAACACGCGGGAGAACTGCCAGATAATGCCGCGGGCAATCGTGTATCCGCGGATGATCTTGATGCCGCCGACGGTCGACCCGGCTGCGCCGCCGAGGACCATCGCGCCGACGACCATCACTTTCGCGCCGGCCAGCCAGCGGCCGATGGGCGCGGACTGGAACCCGGTACAGCTCAGCGCGCTCACCCACTGGAACGTGGAGTCGCGGACGGCGTCCAGTTGCGCCGCGTCGAGCGACGGCACGGAGAACGGGATAAACGACTGCGTCGCGAACGCACCCGACGTGGACGGAACGGACAGCACGTTCTGCGCGGAGAGGACGGCGACCCCGAGCGTCAGCAGGACGAACAGCCAGCGTGTCTGGAGGTCCGAGACGAGTTCGCTGACCTTCCGGTCCCGGAGCACGACGTAGTGGACCGGGAACGCGATGGCCCCGATAATCATAATCGGGAGGAGGACCATCTCGACGAGCGGCGAGTTGTAGGTCGCAATCGAGTTGTCCGTCACGGAGAACCCGCCGGTCGTGAGCCCCGTCATCGCGTGGTTGAGCGCCTGCCACGCGACCGCCCAGAGCTCCAGCGACTGGGCGTACTCGCTGTCGCTGTAGCGAATCGCGCCGAACAGCAGGACGAACGACAGCACGGTGTAGCCGACGACGAGCTTCCAGACCGTGCGGACGGTGGAGACGACGCTCGGGTGGATCTTCTCCTCGCGGGCCTCGCTCTGGTAGAGCGCGTAACTCCCGCTGCCGGGCCGGGAGAGAATCGAGACGGTGAGGACGATGACGCCGACGCCGCCGACCCACTGGATGAACGATCGCCACCACTGAATCGCCCGCGGGAGCGACGGCTCGTGAATCGCCATCGTGAGGCCGCTGCCCGTCCACCCGCTCATGCTCTCGAAGAACGCGTGCAGGGGGTCACGGAAGTACGCGAGACTGGACAGCGTCGTCGTGCCGGCGACGCCGATCGGCTCCCACGTGCTCGTGTCGGTGGCCGCCGGGACGAACGCCTCCATGGCGGCCGGCGGCGTCAGCCACGCCGTCAGGAAGAACGGGAGCGCGCCGAACGCTGCGACCATCAGCCACCCGCCGGCGGCGATGACCATCCCGTGTTTCATCTTCGGGTTCGGCGCGTCCGCGAACGCGCGGTTCGCCGCGCCGCCGACGGCGGCCGTCACGCCCCCCGCGAGGAAGATTGCGAGGGCGGCGTAGTACTCCCGGAATCCGAGCGCGACGAGCGACGTAATCGCCATCAGGCCGGCCTCCATCAACACCAGCGACCCGACGTCGCGGGCGATGATTCGCAGGTCCGTCGGGAGCACGCCGCCGTTCTTCCGGGACATGCTACGAGTGGTCTTCCGTGTGGCCGAAGACGTCGGTTACCTCGGGCGTCGCGCCCTTGCTGGAGTAGACCGTGAGGAGGTCGCCGGCCTCGATGCGGGTGTTCCCGCGGGGCGTTATCGGTTCGCCCTCGCCGTCGCGCTCGATGGCGACGACGAGCAACTCGCCTTCGAGCAGCCCCGCCTCGTCGGCCTCCCGCAGCGTCTTCCCCGTGATCGGGGCGTCCCGTTCGACGGTAATCTCGAACACCTCGGCCTCCTCGCCGATGCGCATGAAGTCGACGATGGACGGCCGCTTGACCGCCCGATAGAGGTACTCCGCGATGAGGTGCTGGGGGTTCTGCATCGTGTTCACGCCGATCTGGCGGAACAGGTTCATGTGCTCGGGGTCGTGGACGACGGAGACGACGTCCGGGACCTCCAGTTCCTGCGCAAGCAGACACACCATCACGTTCGTAGCGTCCTGGTCGGTCGTCGAAATCAGGGCGTCCGCGCGGTCCGCGCCGGCGTCCTCCAGGGTCTCCTTCGACGTCGCGTCGTCGTTGATGACCAGACAGTCGTACTCGCCCGAAATCCGCTCCGCGCGCTCCTCGTCGCGCTCGATGACCACGACCTCGTTGCCACCGTTCGTGGCAATCTCGGTGAGGGGGTCGCCGATGTCACCCGCGCCGACGATGACGATGTACATTAGCGACACGCTTCAGGGCCGACAACTGAAAGGCTGTCGCTCTATCTGACAATCCGGCATACACGCCTCGGCAGCGGTTACGCACTCTCTGGACGGTGCGAGGGCGTGAAAATCCGTCGAGTGCCGTGGTCCGACTTCGGGCGACGCGTCGCGGAGACAGTGGGGCTCGCGGGTCGCTTCGCTCGCGGCTCACGATGTTCGCCGCTCGGCATTCCGCGCTCTCCTCCGTCGAGCGCGCGCTCCCCGCTCGTGGTAACGTGGCTTCCCTTCGGTCAGCCACGCGCTCCGCAACCACTAAACGCGGCTCGCGCCTTCTTCCGGTAATGACCGACTGGACGGAGAAGTACCGCCCGTCGTCGCTGTCGGAGGTCCGCGGGAACAACAAGGCCCGCGACGCGCTCCGGGAGTGGGCGGACACGTGGGAGGACCACCGGGAGGCCGTCATCCTCTACGGGAGTCCGGGCGTCGGCAAGACGTCGGCAGCGCACGCGCTGGCGGCCGACGAGGGCTGGGACGTCGTGGAGTTGAACGCGTCCGACCAGCGAACCGCCTCGGTCGTCGAGCGCGTCGCCGGCGAGGCCGCGAAGTCCGGGACGCTGGCGGGCGGGACGGGGGGCCGCAAGCTCGTCGTGATGGACGAGGCGGACAACCTCCACGGGAACGTCGACCGCGGCGGCTCTGCGGCCATCACGGACCTCGTGAAGGAGTCCACGCAGCCCATCGTGCTCATCGCCAACGAGTACTACGACATGAGCAACACGCTGCGGAACGCCTGTCAGGACATCGAGTTCCGGGACGTCTCCAAGCGCTCCATCGTCCCCGTGCTCCGGGACATCTGCCGGCGCGAGGGCATCGACTACGACGAGGAGGCCCTAGAAGCCATCGCCGAACAGAACTCCGGGGACCTGCGGTCGGCGGTCAACGACCTGCAGGCGCTCGCGGAGACCGGGGAGACGCTCACCACCGACGACGTGGTGATGGGCGAGCGCGACCGCACCGAGGGCATCTTCGACTTCCTCGACGACCTCATCAAACAGCTCGGCGCGCAGGACGCGCTGGAAGCCGCCTACGACGTCGACGAGACGCCCGACGACCTCATCAACTGGGTCGAGGACAACGTGCCCAAGGACTACTACGGGGACGAGCTCGCGGACGCCTACGAGTTCCTCTCGAACGCGGACGTCTGGCTGGGGCGGGTGCGTGCGACGCAGAACTACTCCTACTGGCGGTACGCGACGGACAACATCGCGGCGGGCGTCGCGGCGTCGCGCCAGCACGACCACGGCGGGTGGACGCGCTACGGGCCGCCGTCGTACTGGCGGAAACTCGGGTCTTCGCGGGCGACCCGGAACAAGCGCGACTACGTCGCGCGCAAGGTCGCGGAGGTCAGCGGCTGCAGCATGTCGACGGCGCGCCGCAAAACCGTGCCGTTCCTCGCGACGATGACCCACCACTGCAAGAACCGGGAGTTGACGGTGGCGATGACGGCGGCGTACGACCTCGACGCCGAGCACGTCTCGTTCGTCACGGGCTCCGGGGAGACGACGAACAAGGTCCAGTCCATCGTCGAGGACGCCGAACAACTACGGTCGGAGCGCGCCGTCGAGCACTCCGGCGGGGCTTTCGAGGGCGAGGCGAGCTTCGACGAAGCGGACGAGTCCAGCGAGGAAGCAGCGGCAGACGAGGAAGCCGAGTACGAAGATGAGGACGAGCAGGACGAGGCGGAGAGCGACGACGACCAGGCGGGCCTGGACGACTTCTTCTGACTACTCCGTGGGGGAGCGTCCGCCCGCGGAGCCGCCGACGCCCGGAATCGCGACGCGCTTGCGGACCCACTCCATGGTGGTCGTCGCGGACAGCACGAGCAGGACGTAGACGACCGCCGCGAGCAGGAAGAGGTCGAGGAACCGGTAGTTCTCGTAGGCGGCGGTCTCGGCGGCGTGGTAGAGTTCGCTCACCGTGATGAACGACGCCAGCGAGGAGTACTTCGTGAGGTAGACGAGTTCGTTGGTCCACGACGGAATGGCGAACCGCAACGCCTGCGGGAGGACGACGTGGCGAATCCCCCGGAACTGGGAGAGGCCGATGGCGCGCGCGGCCGTCAACTGGCCGGGGTCGACGCCCTCGATGGACCCCCGGATGTACTCGGCCTGGTAGGCGGCGCTGTTGATGGTGAAGCCGACGACGGCGACCCACACGGCTTGCGCGGGGACGATGCCGCTGCCGACCAGCGGGACGGCGGCAATCCACCGCGAGAGCGGGAGCGCGTAGTACAGCACGAACAGCTGCGCGAGCAGCGGCGTCCCGCGGATGAGTTCGATGAACGCCAGCGCGACCCAGTGGGTGACGCGGCCGTAGACGCGGGCGGCCGCCAGCGGCACCGCCAGCACCAGCCCGAACACGATGCCGAGCGTCGTGAGCACGACGGTGAGCCACGCCCCCGCGGCGAGGTCCGGGAGGTAGACCATCGCGAACGAGACGGAGTCGAGCGCGCTCGCGACCCAGCCGACCGGCACGCCGAGGAGGCCCAGTCGGGCCGCAGTATCGCCGAGCGCGGTCGCGGCGTCGGCGACGGGCTGCGGGTCGAAGAACGGCTGGCCGGCGTCGACGAACACGCCGCCGAACCAGTCGTTGAGCAGGCGCGCACCGAACCACAACCAGAAGGCCGCGAGAATCCCGTCCCGGACGAGTCGCTGCGTGCTCCGGCTCATTGGCCGCCGTGGAGTTGGGTGAGGCGGCTGAGGAACGCCGCGGTGCGGTCCTTCTCGGGGTTCTCGAAGAGCTGTTCGGGCGGCCCCTGTTCGACGAGCTTGCCGCCGTCGAGGAACAACACGTCGGTCGCGGCCTGCTTGGCGAAGCCCATCTCGTGGGTGACCACGAGCATCGTCATCCCCTCCTCGGCGAGGTCGCGCATCACGGACAACACCTCGCCGATGAGTTCGGGGTCGAGCGCGGACGTCGGCTCGTCGAACAGCATCAGCTTGGGGTCCATCGCGAGCGCGCGGGCGATGCCGACGCGCTGCTGCTGCCCGCCCGACAGCTCGGCGGGGTAGGAGTTGGCTTGCTCGCGGAGCCCGACCTGTTCGAGCTGCCACGCGGCCTTCTCGACGGCCCGCCGGTCGCCGTAGTCGAGGACGTGCTTGAGGCCGAGCGTAACGTTTTCGAGGGCGGTGAGGTGCGCGAACAGGTTGAAGTCCTGGAACACCATCCCGACCTGTCGGCGCAGGTCGTCGGCGTCCATGTCGTAAATGGAGTCGCCGTCGAGGCGGATATCGCCCTCGTCGATGTCCGTGAGGCGGTTGACACAGCGGAGCATCGTCGACTTCCCGGAGCCGGAGGGGCCGACGAGCACCTTGACGTCTTGGCGCTCCATATCGAAGGAGATGCCTTCGAGGACGCGTTCCTCACCGTAGCTCTGGTAGACGTCGTCGACGTCGAGTAGTGGGTCAGACATTAGTGGTTACCTCCGGGAATCGCGACGCTGCTGTGGAGCACCTCGATGCCGCGGTTGACGGTGAACGTCAACACGAAGTAGATGAGCGACGCCGCCAGGAACACTTCGAGGGCGGCGGTCGTCTGGATGGAGAAGAGGTCGTAACTGCGCTTCAACAGCTCCGCGACGCCGATGGCGTACGCGATGCTGGTGTCCTTGAGGACGATGGTGAACTCGTTTTGGAAGCCGGGCACCGAGCGCCGCAGCGCCTGCGGCAACACGACGTGCCGGATGGCGTCGAGCTTCGAGAGCCCGACGGCGCGCGCGGCTTCCATCTGCCCGCCCTCGACGCTCTCGATGGCGCCGCGGAAGATTTGGCTCTGGTAGGCGGCCGAGCGCACGCCGAGCGCGAGCGTCGCCGCGAGGAATGCCGGCGAGATGCCGCCCGCGAAGTACGTCAGCGAGATGATGACGAGGATTGGCGTGCCACGGATGGCGACACCGAGCGGACGGACGACGCCCTTCGAGTACGTGCCGCCGTAGGCTTCGACGACGCCCGCGGGGAGGCCGAGCAGGAAGCCCAGCACCATGCTGAAGAACGTCAACTGGACGGCCAGTATCGTCCCGTCGACGAAGAACTGCCGCTGCCGCCAGACGAACTCCCAGTCGCCGAGTTCGGCTTGCAGTACGAGTTGCGTCGGGTCCATCGGCGTTATTCGCTAGCGAACCACTTTGCGGTGAGGTCTGCGTACGTGCCGTTGTCCCGGACGGTCTGCAGGCCCTCGTTGAGTGCGCTCTGGAGGCCGCTGTCGCCCTGGGGGACGCCGAAGCCGTACTGCTCGCCGGTTTCGATGGTGAACGAGACGACGACGTCGCGGTTCGAGACGAACGTCTCCGCGACGGGCGTGTCCACGATGACGGCGTCCGTGTTGCCGTTCGTGAGGTCCTCGACGGCTAGCACGTAGTTCTCGTAGGTGTTGGCCTGCGAGCTACTGATGGTGCCGTTCTCGACGAGAGAGTCCATCTGGGATTTGCCGGTGGTCCCGGACTGCGCGCCGACGGGGTGGTCGGCGAGGTCGGACTTGCTGGACGGGCGGAAGCTCCCGCCTTCGCGGACGAGCACCGCCTGGTTGGCGTCGTAGTAGGGGTCCGTGAAGTCGATGTTCTGGTCGCGCTCGTCGTTGATGGTCATCGCCGCCGCGATGACGTCGATGTTGCCGTTCTGGAGTGCAGTGGTGAGCTGGGTGAACTCCAGGTCTTCCCACTCGCCGAGTTCGTACTCCGTCTGTTCGACGACCGCCGACAGGAGGTCGACGTCGAAGCCCACGAGGTCGCCGGACTCGTTGACGAACTCGAATGGCGGGAAGCCCGACGCCGTGCCGGGGGTGATGGTGTTCGAGTCGCCGTTGCCGCCGGTGAGCTGCGAACAGCCCGCCAGCGACAGTGCGACGCCGGTACCGCCGACGCTCTTCAGGAACGTCCGCCGATTGAATTCAGACATACCAAACCGATGCACGGGGAGGGACTTAAATACAACCGAACCTGCACGACGTCGGCTACGGGGAGGCGGTAGCGCTCGCGCCGGTGGAGCGCACGGCGACGACGAACAGCGCGGCGACGAGCACGGTGAGCGCGTAGTAGATGAGGTGGACGGTCGGGGAGAACTGCACGACGCCGGTCCCGATGAGAATCTGGACGGTGACGGCGGCAATCGTGGCGACCATCGCCTGCGCGGCGCGGCGGTTGTCGCGGCGGCGCGCCCACACGAGCGCGGCGAGCGCGGCGGTGAACACGAGCAGTTCGAGCGCGTGGTGGATCAGTTGGACGCGCGTTCCGTACACCGCGAAGACGGTGTTCCGGGAGAACACCAGCGCGACCGGGAGCACCGCGAGGCCGGCCAGTGAGGCGGTTCGGACGCGCCCGAGGCCGTCGCCGACGAGTTCGCGCATCCGGAGCGTCGTGTAGCCGAGCGTCCCGAAGATGGCGAGCGCGGCGAGGTGGTGGACGGCCTGCGTGATGGGCATGTACCCCCACGGAACGAGGCCGCTGAACGTCACGGTCGTGCCGCCGAGAATCACCTGAATCGGCAGGAGGACCACGGCGAGCACGCCGCCGATTTTGACGTCGCGCTGGTCGAAGTCGCGCCACGCGACGGCACCGGTGCCGAGGATGAAGAAGCCGACGACCATCGCGAACCCGCGGTGGAACTGCTCGACGAAGTCGTGAATCTGGAGGCCCAGCGGGAGGAGTTGGCCGTTGCAGTCGGGCCACTGGAGCCCGCAGGTCGCGCCCGACCCGGAGACGGCGGTGTACTCGCCGACGAGGATGAGCGCGAACGTCAGCACAGTCGTCACGGCCGCGAGCTGGTAGGAGCGGCGGTCCATGGCTCGGATTTTTGGACGAGTGTACGTAGGCGTGTCGTATTGGGCGTGAGCGTGGTCGACCGCAGGGAGACCACGTTATAGCGAGCGGGGAGCGTAGCGACCCGCGAGCAGCGTGGTTCGGAGCGAGCGTGGTCGACCGCAGGGAGACCACGTTATAGCGAGCGGGGAGCGTAGCGACCCGCGAGCAGCGTGGTTCGGAGCGAGCGTGGTCGACCGCAGGGAGACCACGTTATAGCGAGCGGGGAGCGTAGCGACCCGCGAGCAGCGTGGTTCGGAGCGAGCGTGGTCGACCGCAGGGAGACCACGTTATAGCGAGCGGGGAGCGTAGCGACCCGCGAGCAGCGTGGTTCGGAGCGAGCGTGGTCGACCGCAGGGAGACCACGTTATAGCGAGCGGGGAGCGTAGCGACCCGCGAGCAGCGTGGTTCGGAGCGAGCGTGGTCGACCGCAGGGAGACCACGTTATAGCGAGCGGGGAGCGTAGCGACCCGCGAGCAGCGTGGTTCGGAGCGAGCGTGGTCGACCGCAGGGAGACCACGTTATAGCGAGCGGGGAGCGTAGCGACCCGCGAGCAGCGTGGTTCGGAGCGAGCGTGGTCGACCGCAGGGAGACCACGTTATAGCGAGCGGCGTGGCGCGAAACGTTATTTCGAGAGGACTGCGTCCCTGGAAGCCGACTCGTTTCGACGCGTGACGTAACAACATTCGACGCGTTGGGATAGGTTTTTGGCCGTCGGCGCGGCAGACAACGACATGGGATTAGACGAGGACTCTCTGGACTACCACGCCAGCGACCCGCCCGGGAAGATCGAGATTTCGACGACGAAGCCGACGAACACGCAGCGGGACCTCTCGCTGGCGTACTCGCCGGGCGTCGCGGCGCCGTGCCGACACATCGACGAGGACCCCGAGGACGCGTTCAAGTACACCGCGAAGGGGAACATGGTCGGCGTCGTGTCGAACGGCTCCGCGGTGCTCGGGCTCGGCGACATCGGCGCGCAGGCCTCGAAGCCCGTCATGGAGGGGAAGGGCGTGCTATTCAAGCGCTTCGCCGACATCGACGTCTTCGACGTCGAACTCGACCAGGAGAGCGCCGACGACATCATCGAGTCGGTGGCGGCGATGGAGCCGACGTTCGGCGGCATCAACCTCGAGGACATCAAAGCGCCGGAGTGCTTCGAAATCGAGACGCGGCTCCGCGAGGAGATGGACATCCCCGTCTTCCACGACGACCAGCACGGCACCGCCATCATCTCCGGCGCGGCGCTGCTGAACGCCGCGGAAATCGCGGACAAGGACCTCGAAGGCCTCGACGTCGTCTTCTCCGGGGCGGGCGCGTCGGCCATCGCCTCGGCGAAGTTCTACGTCTCGCTGGGCGTCCAGCGCGAGAACATCACGATGTGTGACTCCTCGGGCATCATCACCGAGGACCGCGACGTCAACGAGTTCAAGCAGGAGTTCGCCAGCCCCGGCGAGGGCGGCGACCTCGCGGACGCCATGGAGGGCGCGGACGTGTTCGTCGGCCTCTCCGTCGGCGGCATCGTCAGCCAGGAGATGGTCCAGTCGATGGCGGACAACCCCATCGTGTTCGCGATGGCGAACCCGGACCCCGAAATCGGCTACGAGGACGCCAAGGCCGCCCGCGACGACACAGTCATCATGGCGACCGGGCGCTCGGACTACCCGAACCAGGTGAACAACGTCCTCGGGTTCCCGTTCATCTTCCGCGGCGCGCTCGACGTCCGCGCGACGGACATCAACGAGGAGATGAAGGTCGCGTGCGCGGAAGCGCTCGCGGACCTCGCGAAACAGGACGTGCCCGACGCCGTCGTGAAGGCGTACGGCGACCAGCCGCTCCAGTTCGGCTCCGAGTACATCATCCCGAAGCCGCTGGACCCGCGCGTGCTCTTCGAGGTCGCGCCCACTATCGCGGAGGCCGCCATCGACTCCGGGGTCGCGCGCCGCGACCTCGACTTAGCGGAGTACCGCGAGGAACTGGAAGCCCGCCTCGGGAAGAGCCGGGAGATGATGCGCATCGTCCTCAACAAGGCCAAGAGCGACCCCAAGCGCGTCGCGCTCGGCGAGGGCGACGACGAGAAGATGATTCGCGCGGCCTACCAGATGGCCGAGGAGGGCATCGCCGAACCCGTGCTCATCGGCGACCGCGACACCATCAACGGCGTCGTCTCCGGGCTCGGCCTGGACTTCGACCCCGAAATCGTCGACCCCGACGAGGGCAGCCACGAGGCGTACGCCGAACGCCTCTACGAACTCCGCCAGCGCAAGGGCATCACGCGCAGCGAGGCCGAATCGCTCGTGAAGCGCGACCCGAACTACCTCGGGTCGACGATGGTCGAAGCCGGGGACGCTGACGCGCTCCTCACCGGCCTCACCCACCACTACCCGAGCGCGCTCCGCCCGCCGCTGCAGGTCGTCGGCACCGCGCCGGACGCCGACTACGTCGCCGGCGTCTACATGCTGACGTTCAAGAACCGCGTCATCTTCTGCGCGGACACCACGGTCAACCAGGACCCCGAGGCGGACGTGCTCGCAGAGGTCGCGGAACACACCGCCGAACTCGCGCGCCGGTTCAACGTCGACCCGCGCGTGGCGATGCTGTCGTACTCGAACTTCGGCAGCGTCGACAACGAAGGCACGCGCAAGCCCCGCGAGGCCGCGCGCATGCTCCGCGAGGACGGCGACGTCGAGTTCCCCGTCGACGGCGAGATGCAGGCCGACAGCGCGGTCGTCGAGGACATCCTCGAAGGCACCTACGAGTTCTCCGAACTGAACGACCCCGCGAACGTGCTCATCTTCCCGAACCTCGAAGCCGGGAACATCGGCTACAAGCTCCTCCAGCGCCTCGGCGGCGCGGACGCCATCGGCCCGATGCTGGTCGGGATGGACGAGCCCGTCCACGTCCTCCAGCGGGGCGACGAAGTCAAGGACATCGTGAACCTCGCGGCCGTCGCCGTGGTGGACGCCCAGCAGGAAGACTAAACGCTAGCGTGCTCGGCGGAGCGAAGTGAGCACTCGGGCCGACGACTGAACGGAGTCGTTCGAGAGAGCGAAGCTCTCTCGTGATGACGAGAGGCGCCAGCGGCGTCTCTCGAACCACGCAGCGAAGTGAAGGAGGAGTGCTTTTTCCGCAAGTTTTGCGAGCCGAGCGGGACCGGAGGTCCCGCTGTAAACGGGCGCGCAGCGCCCGTGAGCAGATGAGGCGCGCGGAGCGCGCGCCACGCAGCGCAAAAAGTGCGTTAGTCGCTGGCCCGGCGGTCGCTGCGCGAGGGTGGCGGCACCTGCGAGTCGCCGGTGTCGCGCTCGGGGAGCAGACAGCGCGCGGGCTCGTCGTTGACGTGGCCGTACTGCTCGGGTTCGTTCGCGAGCACGTGCGCGGGGTTGGTGTTGCTGTCCAACTGGGCGGCCCGCACCTCCTCGAAGCCGACGACGCGCGCACGGATGCCACGCCAGTGGTGGTCGGCGGTCGCGGGCGGTGAGAACTCCTTGATGGGGCGGTAGTCGTGGGCGCGCGCCGCGAGCGCCGCGGTGTTGACGTCGCCCGCGAGGTCGTTGTGGTCGACCAGCACGCCGATGCGCGCGTCCCGCGGCGCGCGCGCCGCGAGCACATCCAGCCCGAGGTGGAGCGCGCGGTACTCGGCGACGTTGTTGTTCGGGGCTTCGTCCGGCACCGCGAAGCGGGCGACCCGCTCGCCGTCCCGCGTTTCGACGATGACGCCGAGCCCGCTGCCGTCGCGCGAGTACGAACCGTCGGTCGCGACGTAGAAGTCCCGCCGGTGGGACTGTGGGGGGTGCGCGATGTGCGGCGTCGGCGAGTCGTCGAACAGGTCTCGGAGTTTCGACCGGCCCACGATGGCCATACGCTACGTAGCGAGCGCCACAACTTAAGCGGTCCGCCGGTCGACATCGCGGGCTGGCGTGCCCCCGAGGGGATCTGTCGTGGCAGGGTAGCCACGCCGCGTTTTGTTCACTGTATTGAACAGTTCATTCATGCCTACCGTACGCCGAGTCGCTACCAAACACTCATTCGTGTAGATTCAGAAACACTACTTATGGCAAAAGCTAACGGGACGGTCGAAGGGGGTGATTCCGACGACACGTTCCGACGGGCGACGGAGGCGGTCAAACGCCGGGCCGGCGACGCCCTCCGCATCGTCTTCCGGTACGAGCCCGACTCCGTGGACGTCCGGTACGTCGACGACTGCCGCCTCGACGAAGACCTGCTGCCGCGCCTCCAGCGCCTCCAGGAGCGCGCGCTCGAACTCGGCGACGCCACGGCGAGCACCGAAATCGACGCCCACGGAGAGGTCGAGACCGTTCTCGCCGTCCACGAGGACGCCGTCGTCCTCTACTTGCTCGTCGCGCCCGACGAGGGACTGGTCGCTGTCCACGGCCGAACGGGGGAGCCGCTGGGCGGCGACCTGCTCTGACCGCACCGCATCCAAAGCGATAGGTGGCGTGGTTGCGAGGACTCCCGTATGCAGGCACGCGACCTGATGACCGAAGCCGTCGAGACCGTCCACGAGGACGACGCGGTCAGCGACGTCCTCCAGCAGCTCGCTCGACGCGACTTCACGGGGTTCCCCGTCGTGGACGACGACGACCGGCTCGTCGGCGTCGTCACCCAGCGCGACTTCGTGGAGCTGTTCCAGCCCAAAGACCACACCGTCTGGATTCCCATCGGGCTGCCGCCGTTCCTCGAGACGCTCGACTACGGCATCGACCTCTCGTGGAACGAACTGGAGACCGAACTGGACCTCGCGAAGAACGCCGGCAAGCCGGTCAAGAAGATCATGACGCCGGACGTGCTCACGGTCGGCCCCGACGCCGACGTCGACGACGTGCTCGCCATCCTCGCGGCGGACGAGCGCGACGTCAACCGCGTCCCCGTCGTCGAGGACGACGTCGTGGTCGGTATCGTCACCCGGCAGGACGTGCTGCGCGCGCTCCACGACGAGCGCAACCAGTAGCCGGCGGCGGCAAAACGGGTACGGCTCCGAAAGCGTAAACGTCGCGCCGCTCGGAGAGTCGACGTGACCAACTACCGGAACGCCGGACTGTTTCTCGCGCTCGCAGCGGCCTGGGGGTCGGCGTTCGTCGCCATCAAGGCGGGCCTCGACGCCGGCTTCGAGCCCGTGCTGTTCGCGGCCGTCCGCTACGACGTCGCGGGCGTGCTGATGCTCGCGTACGCGGCGTACGCCGCCGACGACTGGCTCCCACAGTCGCGCGCGGACTGGACCGTCGTCGGCATCGCCGCCGTCTTCCTCATCGCCGCCTACCACGCCTTCCTCTTCGTCGGCGAACAACAGACCACGAGCGCCGTCGCCGCCGTCGTCGTCAGCCTCAGTCCCGTGCTCACGACCGGGTTCGCGCGGGCGTTCCTCCCCTCGGAACGCCTCTCGCTCGGCGGCATCGTCGGCCTGCTGCTCGGACTGGTCGGCGTCGCCGTGCTCTCGAACCCCGACCCGTCGAACCTCCTCGGCGGGAGCACCGTCGGCGTCCTCCTCGTGTTCGCGGCGTCGA encodes the following:
- a CDS encoding COX15/CtaA family protein; translation: MDRRSYQLAAVTTVLTFALILVGEYTAVSGSGATCGLQWPDCNGQLLPLGLQIHDFVEQFHRGFAMVVGFFILGTGAVAWRDFDQRDVKIGGVLAVVLLPIQVILGGTTVTFSGLVPWGYMPITQAVHHLAALAIFGTLGYTTLRMRELVGDGLGRVRTASLAGLAVLPVALVFSRNTVFAVYGTRVQLIHHALELLVFTAALAALVWARRRDNRRAAQAMVATIAAVTVQILIGTGVVQFSPTVHLIYYALTVLVAALFVVAVRSTGASATASP
- a CDS encoding DMT family transporter — translated: MTNYRNAGLFLALAAAWGSAFVAIKAGLDAGFEPVLFAAVRYDVAGVLMLAYAAYAADDWLPQSRADWTVVGIAAVFLIAAYHAFLFVGEQQTTSAVAAVVVSLSPVLTTGFARAFLPSERLSLGGIVGLLLGLVGVAVLSNPDPSNLLGGSTVGVLLVFAASTCFALGSVLTQRVDDDLDVETMEAWAMLLGALLMHVASLARGETQTIPRNTDALFAIAYLSLVASAAGFLVYFELLERLGPIEINLVSYVAPVFAAVVGLLVLAEPITPHTVAGFAVIFAGFCLLKRRALAAELRSFRAAWG
- a CDS encoding ribonuclease H, with the translated sequence MAIVGRSKLRDLFDDSPTPHIAHPPQSHRRDFYVATDGSYSRDGSGLGVIVETRDGERVARFAVPDEAPNNNVAEYRALHLGLDVLAARAPRDARIGVLVDHNDLAGDVNTAALAARAHDYRPIKEFSPPATADHHWRGIRARVVGFEEVRAAQLDSNTNPAHVLANEPEQYGHVNDEPARCLLPERDTGDSQVPPPSRSDRRASD
- a CDS encoding NADP-dependent malic enzyme, whose protein sequence is MGLDEDSLDYHASDPPGKIEISTTKPTNTQRDLSLAYSPGVAAPCRHIDEDPEDAFKYTAKGNMVGVVSNGSAVLGLGDIGAQASKPVMEGKGVLFKRFADIDVFDVELDQESADDIIESVAAMEPTFGGINLEDIKAPECFEIETRLREEMDIPVFHDDQHGTAIISGAALLNAAEIADKDLEGLDVVFSGAGASAIASAKFYVSLGVQRENITMCDSSGIITEDRDVNEFKQEFASPGEGGDLADAMEGADVFVGLSVGGIVSQEMVQSMADNPIVFAMANPDPEIGYEDAKAARDDTVIMATGRSDYPNQVNNVLGFPFIFRGALDVRATDINEEMKVACAEALADLAKQDVPDAVVKAYGDQPLQFGSEYIIPKPLDPRVLFEVAPTIAEAAIDSGVARRDLDLAEYREELEARLGKSREMMRIVLNKAKSDPKRVALGEGDDEKMIRAAYQMAEEGIAEPVLIGDRDTINGVVSGLGLDFDPEIVDPDEGSHEAYAERLYELRQRKGITRSEAESLVKRDPNYLGSTMVEAGDADALLTGLTHHYPSALRPPLQVVGTAPDADYVAGVYMLTFKNRVIFCADTTVNQDPEADVLAEVAEHTAELARRFNVDPRVAMLSYSNFGSVDNEGTRKPREAARMLREDGDVEFPVDGEMQADSAVVEDILEGTYEFSELNDPANVLIFPNLEAGNIGYKLLQRLGGADAIGPMLVGMDEPVHVLQRGDEVKDIVNLAAVAVVDAQQED
- a CDS encoding CBS domain-containing protein; translated protein: MQARDLMTEAVETVHEDDAVSDVLQQLARRDFTGFPVVDDDDRLVGVVTQRDFVELFQPKDHTVWIPIGLPPFLETLDYGIDLSWNELETELDLAKNAGKPVKKIMTPDVLTVGPDADVDDVLAILAADERDVNRVPVVEDDVVVGIVTRQDVLRALHDERNQ
- a CDS encoding transporter substrate-binding domain-containing protein: MSEFNRRTFLKSVGGTGVALSLAGCSQLTGGNGDSNTITPGTASGFPPFEFVNESGDLVGFDVDLLSAVVEQTEYELGEWEDLEFTQLTTALQNGNIDVIAAAMTINDERDQNIDFTDPYYDANQAVLVREGGSFRPSSKSDLADHPVGAQSGTTGKSQMDSLVENGTISSSQANTYENYVLAVEDLTNGNTDAVIVDTPVAETFVSNRDVVVSFTIETGEQYGFGVPQGDSGLQSALNEGLQTVRDNGTYADLTAKWFASE